A genomic segment from Bos taurus isolate L1 Dominette 01449 registration number 42190680 breed Hereford chromosome 1, ARS-UCD2.0, whole genome shotgun sequence encodes:
- the C1H21orf62 gene encoding uncharacterized protein C21orf62 homolog precursor gives MAPPSGHSFFLIGALGVFALNCFTRAQRNGTLIFTKENTIRKCSCSADIRDCDYSLANLMCSCKTMLPLAIEQTSYSDRLTIWFTDTSALGLLLNFTLVRDLKLSLCSTNTLPTEYLAICGLKRLRVSTEAKHPSPEQSLLIHDGGESEPREKPTLQRGWQTCMYLSFLDMALFNRESALKSYSVANSASVANNFPYFSYLKTFPVLNNKSYVVTFIY, from the coding sequence ATGGCACCTCCTTCTGGGCACAGCTTCTTTCTGATCGGTGCGCTGGGCGTCTTTGCACTCAACTGCTTCACCAGAGCTCAGAGGAACGGCACGCTCATTTTCACCAAGGAAAACACCATTCGGAAGTGCAGCTGCTCAGCAGACATCCGCGACTGTGACTACAGTTTGGCCAACCTGATGTGCAGCTGTAAAACCATGCTGCCTCTTGCCATTGAGCAAACGAGCTACAGTGACCGTCTGACCATCTGGTTCACAGACACGTCTGCGCTGGGGCTCCTGCTGAACTTCACGCTGGTCCGGGACCTGAAGCTTTCCCTGTGCAGTACCAACACTCTCCCCACTGAGTACCTGGCTATTTGCGGTCTGAAGAGGCTTCGGGTCAGCACGGAGGCCAAGCATCCCTCCCCTGAACAGAGTTTGCTCATCCACGACGGTGGGGAGAGTGAACCCAGAGAGAAGCCCACGTTACAGCGAGGCTGGCAAACCTGTATGTATCTCTCCTTCTTAGACATGGCACTCTTCAACAGGGAGTCCGCCTTAAAATCATACAGTGTTGCAAACTCTGCCAGCGTGGCCAACAACTTCCCCTACTTTTCCTACCTTAAAACCTTCCCAGTTCTAAACAACAAAAGCTATGTGGTCACCTTCATTTACTAA